GATGATATGAATGGAAACAGGTGAAACAGCTTCTACACCAGAAATTCATATTTCCTTCATAACTTCCGTTTACGATAAATACATAACAAACCTATGGGGGTATAAAAGATGAAGAAGCTTCTGATTGCAATACCGGCGTTAGTTGCAGGTGTGGTCATTGGCCAATTTGCAGTTTCTCAAGCATTCACACCGAGCAATACACAAATGTCGAGCGTGCAAAACTCTACAATTTCCAATCAAAACGGATTCGGCATGATGGGAAGCGGCGCATCAGGTGCAGGAAGCGGCTATTCCGGCATGATGGGAAGCGGCGTGTCAGGTACAGGAAGCGGCTATTCCGGCATGATGGGGAGTGGCGTGTCAGGTGCTGGAAACGGCTATTCCGGCGGTATGGGAGGAATGATGGGGGGATGGAATACTCAGGTATCCCAAATTCCATCAACAGATGTGGACAAAGAAGTATATGCTTCGTTGCAGAACGCGGTAATTGATAAAAAAGCAAATACGATCACTTATAAAGGAAATGATGTGAAAATCGTACTGCTGGCAAAGATGAATGACGCATCCAATCGGAAAGATGACACTTTTGTCGTGGGAGGATTGATCAATCCTGCCATCCATGTTCAAAAAGGCGCAAAAGTTTCTTTGGAGCTCATCAACGAGGATAACGATATGCCGCATGGGCTCGAGATCACGCCGGCTTCTCCTCCATATCCGTACATGTCCATGATGGCGGGAGGAATTTACCCTGGTTCGTTTATTCATCCCATCCCGGAATCGACCAATACGCAATTTGCGACAGCATCCACAACATTCACAGCCGATCAGAGCGGTGAGTTTCACTACTTGTGTGAATACCCCGGTCATGCACAAAAAGGAATGTATGGAACTTTTGTGATTGGCTAGCATGTTTGGATGTAAATACTTTTCTGGGCAAGTAAATCGAAAATCGAATCCTGGAAAATTAACCCCCTTCCAAGCGTTTTGGAAAGGGGTTAATTTATTGCTTTGGAGGGAGATTCTTTATTATTGAAGCAAGTAGAGATTCGCCTGTTGATTCGGTCTCTTGCCAGGACTGTTGATTAGGAATGGAACCACGTGTTGATTACGCTTTGATTGTCGTGAATCCATTTTTTTACTCCCCGTTCGGTTGAGTTTGTTTGATTGATGTCCTCTTCAAGTGTACCTAATTGGCCGGGTGTCAATTTGAAGGTTTTGAGCCATTTGGCAGCTTCCGGATGACTTGTCACCCAAGTCTTGTTTGCTTCTGTCTGAATTCGGCCTGCTTTTCCAAATACTTCTTTTGGATCTGACAAGTATTTGAGATGGTATTTGGTGAACGCCCAGTGCGGGCTCCAGAGTGTGACAACGATTGGCTTTTGCTCTTTGTAAGCCCTTTCCAGTGAGCTTAACATGGCCGGTGCCGAACTCTCTACAAGTTTAAGCGGCAATCCGTAATCGCTGATTGCTTTTTGTGAAAGCTGCATTTCCACAGCGCCAGGGTCGATGCCGACAATTTGATTGTTAAAGTTTGCGGCGTATTGTTTCAAATCCGCAATGGAATTTACATTCTTCATATAGCTGGGGACAACAAACCCTTCTTTCGTATCCCCCGTGTACCATTGCCCCAGATTTTCAATGTTTTCTGAATATTTTCCAATATATTGGTTTTGTTCTGGCAACCAAGAGTCAAAAAAGACGTTCACTCCATTTTCCGAGAGACCGGAGAACAGGGGACCTAATGATAAATTTTTGAGTGTTACATGGTACCCTTTTTCCGTTAACAGGTCTTTCCATAAATACGTAGTTGCTACATCTTCTGTCCAATTCACGTAGCCGATCGTTATGTTTTTGTCTCCGGAATCCTGAGCCGGGTTGGATGCATTTGCTCCACAACCGGCCAATACTGCTGCTGCCAGGAAAGCGCCTGTAAATCCGGTTATGATTTGTTTTTTTGTATTCATGTATTTCCTCCTTTTGATATACATTTCATATCTTTTAAAAGTATTCGATACTAGAGGATGTTCAAAACCAACATGGCCTTATGGTCACCACATGATATGAAAATGTTATTTTCGTATAAAAAGTAGTCAAAATTTCACGGCGGATTGCTTTGCCGAATCCCCAAACGTCTGACTCATGGACCAAACACGTACACTCCGTTACATATCGCTGAAGAACTATTCTTGACATCAAATCCTGGAAAGCAAACAGATCAAAAATGAAATGCAATTAGGGACAGCAAAATAACGGAAATCTTGAAAAAGGATCGTCAAATCGTATCAGAAATGAAATTTACGCGGAAAAATAAAACATGAAGCGTAAAGGGGGATACTACTAAAGAGCAAACAAAAAATTCTAAGAGTAAAAACAAATCCTTGCAGGCAGTAACGAAGAGCAGTAACGAAGAAAGGTATTGGACAGAAATAAAAAATGAAAATCAATTCGAATAACCGATTCAAAAGAATCGATAACCCCAATGTGTTTGAATGTGTCTGTTTTGCATCAATAGCTGCTGTTACCTTCTACGCTTGCGAAGTTAGCTGCCGGATTCGGACGGAACGTTCGCCCTACTGATTCAATTTGTCACAGAATTGCGACAGAATCAGATTCACCCCAAAAGTTGGATCCCCCGCTTCTTTTCTTCAAAGAATTCAGCGTTACAAAACAATCAATTGATATGTAATTTTTACTAGTACTTACGACTTGATCTAAATTGTATCATACCTCAAGGAATTGTCAAATTTTTAAATATTCAAATACAAACAGCATATTTGGTTTGGTGAAGTATTCCATTCAACATAAACGTATATACAAAAGTATGCTGAGAGATATTGGTATGCTGAGAGCTATTGGAATATTAGGATAAATTTTTCGCAAACAGGAATAATAAATAAAAGAAGTAGGACCAAAGGGGTCTAAACTTATCATGTTTGACGTTAATTCTGTACATAAAGCCAGAAAACAATTATCGGAAACTGAATACTTGTATTGGATTCGTCATGATCTCTTCAGCTTTAATTGGTGGTTTATGCTGATTTTGACTGTACTATTGTGGGGAGTATGGTGCAAGTTAGTTGACAAAAAGCGGATTGTGCATATTTTTCTGTATGGCCTCTTTACCGCCCTTTTTTCAAATTTACTTGATACATTTGGATCAAATTTATTGCTTTGGGAATATACGTCACGTTTGCTGTATTTTTCTTTTCCTGATTTGATTGCTGTTGATATCGCAGTCATTCCTGTCATTTTTATGCTGATCTATCAATATTTCCCGAACTGGAAATCGTTCGTAGTCATTCAAATCATCGGAGGGTGTTTGTTTGCTTTCGTTGCCGAACCCTTTTTTTCCTGGCTGGGAATTTATAAATTATATGCTTGGAAATATTGGTATTCAGCAATTCTCTATCCTCTGTTTGGGATATCTTCTAGATTATTTGTTGAATTTATCATACACAAACAAACAAAAGAAGCGGATTCATAATCATTTTTGTGATAAAGTTTCATTTTCCAAATCAAATAATAATCCGATCGAAAACCATTTTTAACTAAACCTCCTTAAAACCGAGGGAGGAATCGATCGGATTATTTTTATCAAAAAGATGTCATTCCTTGTTTCGAATGATTGATTGAAATGAACGGTATACTTTTCTTTTCCACTTGCACAAAATGGGCTCTTGACGCAGGAGCAATCGTCAACATTGGAACGTATGATTACATAGGCGATTGTTCAGGAAAGGAGGAGTGTGTGTTGCTTTACGACTATGAAAGCCAATGGGACGCTTTTTTTGGCAGAAATACGGATATACAACAGTCGCAGCCAAAATTGGAATATGTACCGGGCAAACCGCAGCACATGGTTTTGTCACAGCAGGATGAATCCGGAATTCCATTCATGCATGGAACGGGATTTGCGCCCACCGGTTATCCGGTGTATCATCCTGCCTATTATCCATATGGAGTGCCTGTTTTACCGGTGTATCCATATTTGATGAACCCACCTGGCTCTACGGAGCCATCGGGGTATGTACGATTTCCCTCGTATATGTTTTTGATTCCTTAAAGAAAGGAGGTACCATGATGCCGGATGGAGCAAATGTGTATACGGAAGCCGTTGTAAATGTCAATGTGGCGAATATTCGGCTGGAACCTTCCATACACTCTCCTGTCATTACACAAATGGAACGCGGGGCAAGGCTGCCGGTCACAGGCAGTTCCGGTCAGTGGATTCGTGTTCTCTTATACAATAGTCGATTGGGATGGATTTCGAGAGACATCGTGAGTGTGGTTCCCAATGCAAGAAATCGTCCTGTTCAGGAAATTTTGGTGTATTATACGGAACAAGAAGGACCCGAGCTTCCGAGTTCCTATCAATCCTTTGTGGCCAACGTTGCGGAGATTTCCGACGTTGGGCTGTTTCATTTTCGAATTGACCGCCAAAATCCAACCCAAGTTGCAAAATTGTATGAATTCGATTCGTCATATATGAGACGATTGGTGGAATTTGGGCATCGCCACAATGTAAAAATGCTTCCCGTCGTTAGCAACCTGCTTTATGAAAGAGGGAAACAAGGTGTCAATAAAGATGTGATTCGCGGCATGCTCAGTACGTCAGATAATCGCAGCACATTCATCGCCAATCTTTTAATGCTTATACAAGAGTACGGATTTGATGGCATCCACATCGATTTTGAAGATGTTTACTTTGAGGATCGGTTTCTGCTTGCAACGTTTTATCAGGAGTTGGGGGACGCGTTAAGAAAAAGGGGATACCATTATGTTGTCAGCACACCCGCCCGAACTTCCGACCATCCGACAAATCCTTTTTCTGCTTCCTTTGATTATGGTTTGATTGGCAGTGCTGTCAATGAGTTTGTAGCCATGTTGTATAATGAGCACGGATGGCCTGGAAGTGGTCCGGGTCCGGTAGTATCGATCGGATGGATGGAAAAGGTGATCCGATATGCAATGACGAAGATGCCGGCCGGTAAAATTACGGCTGCAGTATCGGTATTCGGGTTTGACTTTAATTTGACTACCGGTAAAATTCAATATGCCACATACGCAATGGCAATGAGCCTTGCGTCCAGATATGGACAATCGATCATTTTTGATCAAAAAAGCCAGACTCCGATGTTTCGGTACACAGATCAAGCGGGCAATCGACATGAAGTGTGGTTTGAGAACGCAGAGAGCATTCGTGCAAAATTAAACTTGGCACATCGATTGGGAATTCGAGGCTTGGCATTGTGGCGTTTGGGAATGGAAGATCCTAATCTTTGGAATATGCTGAAAAAGGAGTTTGTCATTAAAAAAGGGGAACTGTAGTGAGTATAAATAAGTACTGCTGCTCAAAAAATGACAGCAGTACTTTTATTACTGTAAACGTTCACTCATATGACACATCGCTTACGTTTTTTTATGTTATGTCCTTTTTTCATGAAACTTCCATAGTTTTTCTAAAGTTTTGGAATATGATAAATCATGTTGCAGCAAGAGTTGAGATTGAAGAAGAAAGGTTGAGCAAAAAATGAAGCAAACAATAAAAAAAACATTGACTGTATGCATAGCAGGTATTGCAGTGACAGGTATACTTGCAGGGTGTGGCACACAAAGCGCCTCTTCAACGACCCAAGCGTCCACTGCGGCGTCACAAAGCAAACCCGCGCAGGCACAAACACATCAAAGACAAAATCTTGTACAAAGATTTCAGGATGCAGGTCTAACACAGACAGATGCAAAGGATTTGGCAAAGTTGGTGCGTGAAAATCACATTCAAATCAAATGGGTCATGGAA
Above is a window of Fodinisporobacter ferrooxydans DNA encoding:
- a CDS encoding glycine betaine ABC transporter substrate-binding protein; protein product: MNTKKQIITGFTGAFLAAAVLAGCGANASNPAQDSGDKNITIGYVNWTEDVATTYLWKDLLTEKGYHVTLKNLSLGPLFSGLSENGVNVFFDSWLPEQNQYIGKYSENIENLGQWYTGDTKEGFVVPSYMKNVNSIADLKQYAANFNNQIVGIDPGAVEMQLSQKAISDYGLPLKLVESSAPAMLSSLERAYKEQKPIVVTLWSPHWAFTKYHLKYLSDPKEVFGKAGRIQTEANKTWVTSHPEAAKWLKTFKLTPGQLGTLEEDINQTNSTERGVKKWIHDNQSVINTWFHS
- a CDS encoding CBO0543 family protein, encoding MFDVNSVHKARKQLSETEYLYWIRHDLFSFNWWFMLILTVLLWGVWCKLVDKKRIVHIFLYGLFTALFSNLLDTFGSNLLLWEYTSRLLYFSFPDLIAVDIAVIPVIFMLIYQYFPNWKSFVVIQIIGGCLFAFVAEPFFSWLGIYKLYAWKYWYSAILYPLFGISSRLFVEFIIHKQTKEADS
- a CDS encoding glycosyl hydrolase family 18 protein; its protein translation is MPDGANVYTEAVVNVNVANIRLEPSIHSPVITQMERGARLPVTGSSGQWIRVLLYNSRLGWISRDIVSVVPNARNRPVQEILVYYTEQEGPELPSSYQSFVANVAEISDVGLFHFRIDRQNPTQVAKLYEFDSSYMRRLVEFGHRHNVKMLPVVSNLLYERGKQGVNKDVIRGMLSTSDNRSTFIANLLMLIQEYGFDGIHIDFEDVYFEDRFLLATFYQELGDALRKRGYHYVVSTPARTSDHPTNPFSASFDYGLIGSAVNEFVAMLYNEHGWPGSGPGPVVSIGWMEKVIRYAMTKMPAGKITAAVSVFGFDFNLTTGKIQYATYAMAMSLASRYGQSIIFDQKSQTPMFRYTDQAGNRHEVWFENAESIRAKLNLAHRLGIRGLALWRLGMEDPNLWNMLKKEFVIKKGEL